TTCTACATCTTCAACCTGCTCCTTCCCTGCATGATGATCTCCTTTCTGGCCCCGCTTGGCTTCTACCTGCCGGCTGACTCCGGAGAGAAGGTCTCACTGGGGGTCACCGTCCTACTGGCCCTCACTGTCTTCCAGCTGCTGGTGGCCGAGAGCATGCCGCCCTCCGAGAGCGTCCCGCTCATCGGTGAGTCCACGTTGACTGGCGAGTCcgcctgctgtgtttccaaaAGAGTTTGCAATTGTCTATATagataccacaagatggcagctttTAATTTTCACAGCACTTATTTTGTTTTAGACAAGGTAATGGCTTGACTAAGTGAGGCTCCTCCCCTTCTTTCAACATAGTTCACCCTCTCACCATGTTTCATAAAGTGCAAAAAATCCTTTTGTGTTTTTGGACGCCCCATAGTGgcctaaaataataatgtttgttGTGTATCAACGGGCAGGAAAGTACTACATCGCCACTATGACGATGGTAACGGCGTCAACGGCGCTCACCATTTTTATCATGAACATCCACCACTGCGGCCCCGAGGGACGCCCCGTGCCGGCCTGGGCGGAACGCTTCATCCTCAAATATCTGGCCCGAGTTTGTTTCGTGTACGAGGCGGCGGACGAGCGCCTGAGCGGGCCGACTTCCTGCAAGCAGCCGGAATCCGACGGGAACAAATGCAACGGAGAGGCGCGGCGGCCCGACAAGAGGAAGGATGACGCCTTTGTTGCCCTGGAGGAGGGCGGAGATCCCGCAGGCGGCGAGCAGTCAGGAGGCGGCAGCGCGGAGAACCGGAAGGAGGCGTGCGCGTGCCATCATCACCAAGGACTGTGCAGAAATGTGGAGTACATCGCCAACGCCTACCAGGACCAACGTGCTGCGCAGCTGCGCGTGGGAGAATGGAGGAAGCTGGCCAAGGTCATGGACCGCTTTTTCATGTGGCTCTTCTTCATCATGGTCTTCATCATGAGCGTCCTTATTCTGGGCAAGGCCGTCTGATGCGCGCACCGTGTGTGTGGTGTTTTGTTGATCACTGTCAAATGTATCAACAAGTCACATGACATTAAAAAACATGTCGCCCAACTTCCTGATTGCTTCTTATTATTCTCTTACCGATCAATCAAAGAAAGATTGACAGAAGAATCAAAGTGTTAGGTGTCATGCAGTCGTTCTCAGTTGTAAACCTCCATGGTTACCGCTACACTTACTAATGTTTACATTTGGACTTTTGAATTTTTCTTCTTATCACACTTccaaaataaacagtaaaataaCACAATGAAACTGTTGCGCTAGcaccaatgctaatgctaatgcaacaCCATAAGTGTCCTGGCTGTCCCTGCAAGATTACAAGCTTCAAGTTGGTCTACCAAGAACTCATCAACGCCCAGCCAGGCTTCtt
The Festucalex cinctus isolate MCC-2025b chromosome 18, RoL_Fcin_1.0, whole genome shotgun sequence genome window above contains:
- the LOC144006224 gene encoding neuronal acetylcholine receptor subunit alpha-10-like encodes the protein MKMKMVCGCYVVFLLLFLPVCQSAHGRYAHKLLSDLLANYTNALRPVADTDHVINVTLQVTLSQIIDMDERNQILTTYLWVRQVWMDAFLAWKKDDYDGLDTIRIPSSYVWRPDIVLYNSADDEFSSSMETNVVLRHDGQVMWDQPAITKSSCSVDVAFFPFDMQQCHLTFGSWTHNGNQMDLFNALDSADLADFIPNVEWEILGMPAKKNVILYGCCSDPYPDITFTLHLKRRSSFYIFNLLLPCMMISFLAPLGFYLPADSGEKVSLGVTVLLALTVFQLLVAESMPPSESVPLIGKYYIATMTMVTASTALTIFIMNIHHCGPEGRPVPAWAERFILKYLARVCFVYEAADERLSGPTSCKQPESDGNKCNGEARRPDKRKDDAFVALEEGGDPAGGEQSGGGSAENRKEACACHHHQGLCRNVEYIANAYQDQRAAQLRVGEWRKLAKVMDRFFMWLFFIMVFIMSVLILGKAV